The following proteins come from a genomic window of Meles meles chromosome 1, mMelMel3.1 paternal haplotype, whole genome shotgun sequence:
- the SLFNL1 gene encoding schlafen-like protein 1 isoform X1 yields MEPPGKQPPQESPPEDPGPKTAPSTHILYVDHLNPQFSVPVLACLLRDTLERLELPVAREHIEVVRRPRKAYALVQVTAHEATLAALPWRLQAALEEHQIPKELAARGKELVLGEGPGPSSGKEEEDSGPSPRSNPSPAHSTPARARRVSRGQPGGTRSDSAIVRQEIEGQERLFQGAFLGNETRSVEFKRGGGEYLSLAFKHHLRRYVCAFLNSEGGSLFVGVEDSGLVQGVRCGHRDEDRVRLLVDSILQGFQPQVFPDAYTLSFIPVVSASAGSTPLKVIRLSVHAPRAQAEPQLYETDQGEVFLRRDGSIQGPLSGHAIQEWCRQKWAAELSKLEQRLKALTAEKEQLQQQLQQRAPVSCTCCVL; encoded by the exons ATGGAGCCCCCAGGCAAGCAGCCCCCACAGGAGTCCCCGCCCGAGGACCCAGGCCCCAAGACCGCCCCCAGCACGCACATTCTCTACGTGGACCACCTGAACCCCCAGTTCTCGGTGCCTGTGCTCGCCTGCCTGCTGCGGGACACGCTGGAGCGGCTGGAGCTGCCGGTGGCGCGCGAGCACATCGAGGTGGTGAGGCGCCCGCGGAAGGCCTATGCGCTGGTGCAGGTGACGGCCCACGAGGCCACTCTGGCTGCCCTCCCCTGGCGCCTGCAAGCGGCCCTGGAGGAGCACCAGATCCCCAAGGAGCTGGCGGCCCGCGGGAAGGAGCTGGTGCTGGGTGAGGGCCCAGGGCCCTCGAGCGGCAAGGAG GAGGAGGACAGCGGCCCAAGTCCCCGCTCCAACCCCAGCCCCGCCCACAGCACCCCAGCGCGGGCCCGGCGGGTGTCCCGGGGCCAGCCCGGCGGCACGCGCTCCGACAGCGCCATCGTGCGCCAGGAGATCGAGGGCCAGGAGCGCCTCTTCCAGGGTGCCTTCCTGGGCAATGAGACGCGCAGCGTGGAGTTCAAGCGCGGGGGCGGCGAGTACCTGAGCCTCGCCTTCAAGCACCACCTGCGGCGCTACGTGTGCGCCTTCCTCAACAGCGAGGGCGGCAGCCTGTTCGTGGGCGTCGAGGACAGCGGCCTGGTGCAGGGCGTCCGCTGCGGCCACCGCGACGAGGACCGCGTGCGCCTGCTAGTGGACTCCATCCTGCAGGGCTTCCAGCCCCAGGTCTTCCCCGACGCCTACACGCTCTCCTTCATCCCCGTGGTCAGCGCCTCGGCCGGCAGCACTCCCCTCAAG GTGATCCGCCTGAGCGTGCACGCCCCCAGGGCCCAGGCCGAGCCGCAGCTCTATGAGACCGACCAGGGGGAGGTGTTCCTGCGGCGGGACGGGAGCATCCAGGGCCCGCTGTCTGGCCACGCCATCCAGGAGTGGTGCAGGCAG AAGTGGGCAGCCGAGCTGAGCAAGCTGGAGCAGAGGCTGAAGGCGCTGACGGCGGAGAAGGAGCAGCtccagcagcagctgcagcagcgCGCGCCCGTCTCCTGCACCTGCTGCGTCCTGTGA
- the SLFNL1 gene encoding schlafen-like protein 1 isoform X2, whose protein sequence is MEPPGKQPPQESPPEDPGPKTAPSTHILYVDHLNPQFSVPVLACLLRDTLERLELPVAREHIEVVRRPRKAYALVQVTAHEATLAALPWRLQAALEEHQIPKELAARGKELVLGEGPGPSSGKEEEDSGPSPRSNPSPAHSTPARARRVSRGQPGGTRSDSAIVRQEIEGQERLFQGAFLGNETRSVEFKRGGGEYLSLAFKHHLRRYVCAFLNSEGGSLFVGVEDSGLVQGVRCGHRDEDRVRLLVDSILQGFQPQVFPDAYTLSFIPVVSASAGSTPLKKWAAELSKLEQRLKALTAEKEQLQQQLQQRAPVSCTCCVL, encoded by the exons ATGGAGCCCCCAGGCAAGCAGCCCCCACAGGAGTCCCCGCCCGAGGACCCAGGCCCCAAGACCGCCCCCAGCACGCACATTCTCTACGTGGACCACCTGAACCCCCAGTTCTCGGTGCCTGTGCTCGCCTGCCTGCTGCGGGACACGCTGGAGCGGCTGGAGCTGCCGGTGGCGCGCGAGCACATCGAGGTGGTGAGGCGCCCGCGGAAGGCCTATGCGCTGGTGCAGGTGACGGCCCACGAGGCCACTCTGGCTGCCCTCCCCTGGCGCCTGCAAGCGGCCCTGGAGGAGCACCAGATCCCCAAGGAGCTGGCGGCCCGCGGGAAGGAGCTGGTGCTGGGTGAGGGCCCAGGGCCCTCGAGCGGCAAGGAG GAGGAGGACAGCGGCCCAAGTCCCCGCTCCAACCCCAGCCCCGCCCACAGCACCCCAGCGCGGGCCCGGCGGGTGTCCCGGGGCCAGCCCGGCGGCACGCGCTCCGACAGCGCCATCGTGCGCCAGGAGATCGAGGGCCAGGAGCGCCTCTTCCAGGGTGCCTTCCTGGGCAATGAGACGCGCAGCGTGGAGTTCAAGCGCGGGGGCGGCGAGTACCTGAGCCTCGCCTTCAAGCACCACCTGCGGCGCTACGTGTGCGCCTTCCTCAACAGCGAGGGCGGCAGCCTGTTCGTGGGCGTCGAGGACAGCGGCCTGGTGCAGGGCGTCCGCTGCGGCCACCGCGACGAGGACCGCGTGCGCCTGCTAGTGGACTCCATCCTGCAGGGCTTCCAGCCCCAGGTCTTCCCCGACGCCTACACGCTCTCCTTCATCCCCGTGGTCAGCGCCTCGGCCGGCAGCACTCCCCTCAAG AAGTGGGCAGCCGAGCTGAGCAAGCTGGAGCAGAGGCTGAAGGCGCTGACGGCGGAGAAGGAGCAGCtccagcagcagctgcagcagcgCGCGCCCGTCTCCTGCACCTGCTGCGTCCTGTGA